Genomic segment of Arachis hypogaea cultivar Tifrunner chromosome 11, arahy.Tifrunner.gnm2.J5K5, whole genome shotgun sequence:
tcAACAGAGTTGCCCCAAATCATGAATTGTCCCAAATTTTTAGGTTAAATTATCATTCAAAAAGATTAATCACAATAAAACTCAGAAACAAATTCATatacaataatcaaaataaaataaaataaaataaaataaaacttaatacaGACACCAAGATGGAACCCAGacagaggaggcatggcaacgaCTGGGGGATAGCAGTAAGCAAATACAAGCAGTGAAGACGACAGCGGTGAAGGCGTGCAGACATCGCAATGCTACGAAAGAGACACTGGCGGACGCAGAAGACCCGACGACGAGATGGCGACAGTGCGGTGTCAATGACACTGGCTCTGTAAGACTGAGAAGGTTGAGCTCTACTGCTGTTTTGGGGGAGAGTGAGTTAAGAGTATGAGACACTGTGTTGGGAAGGGGATTAGAATTCAAAGAGGCAAGGGAAGGGGATTAGGGTTTAGAAAGGAGGATTTTGGATTGAGGAGGAGGGAAGTGCATTGGAGatggggaattagggttagagagGGGGAAGGAAGAATTAGGGTTGGAGAGGGGGGAGAATGCATTCagaaaggggaaggggggagTGCGTTGGGGAGGGGGAAGGAGAAGAATTAGGGTTGGGGGGATATTTGCCATGTCATCAAAACGCAGTGGCCATGTCAGCACTGTACTTGCCGAAAATGTGCTCCGGTGAACTCGTGgatacgcttgtcaaattttaaaatcttttaaggaccattttgtcaataacaatagtgagGTACCAAAATATCAGCGTTTGAATTTTTcgggtactgatttggtcattacctcaaatatatatatgtaaCTTACTTATAATGGTCATGAATGATGAATGATAATCATGCTTCAGGGTTTAGCATTTCCCTTTTGAAAGTCACAAATGCCTTTAAGAAATTTGAGATAGGGAATTGAAGGAAATCCCAGAAACACGAACGACCAGCAATCATCGGAAAGCGTTGTGACAGCATTGCAGCATGCTTGTGTTAAATTGCTGCTTCTTTGGAACTGAAACAGTGTCTCTGTGACTGCAGACACACACTCTGGTGTGTTGTAGAATGCTTTGAGGCACTTTCCGGGATCTGCTTGGCCCAGGCCCACATGTGAAAGCCCAATCTGAGCCCAAATCAACATGCATGCAGCTCCAACTGCCACCATTCTCGTCAAACTCAAAGCCATTGCGATTGAGAATTTGTGCAAGTTTCTggctaactatatatatataattaattgatGAGTTACTTAAGAGAAGTTTGGTAACGTAGGGGTAATTAATCCATCCAAATTACCGTTATTAgggattaaattattaattatctaCGCCCCATAACGTTACTTGGTTGAATGAATCACATGCATGTAGTTATGTAGTGAAGGATTTCAGCTTTGTGCAAAATGTCACGTTTCATGATGAAGTACTTTGTGCTATGGAAGAAATCATGCATGTGTGGCACATGATGACACATGCAAACACTATGATTTTgttccatttatttatttatttatggtaAACGAAGCAATATAATCTGGTTTTACATACATCACGTAAATTTATCCTATAGTAATCTATCTTTTTATGAATGATGTTATGATATCTAAGATCAGGCCACTTGATTTGGGGAACTAAATTAACATAcattagaagaaaaataatataagacTAACTGATAACCTAGTTGCCCCGTAATCGCGGATTGATTAGTAAAATTCTCCATATCTCAAAAATAACTAAACATTAATAATTGTATCAAAGCTTAGTTGTTTCGGGAATGAAGAAGCTCATCCCTGCGTTCTCTAATTTTATCCATATCAAGATTTCTCTTACGCTTTTGTTAGattaaaataggtttaattattgaGTAAGCTGATTTTGGGATTCACTAAGGATTGAACTCTTGACTTTTcagatctagaactctaataccatgtcatgaaaccactcatcccaaaagtttaagcTAATGAAAAAAGGcaacactaatagttatatctctaatactatcctaaaccttcattgtacacattgtacaactATTCTATTGGCTCCCTATATTTCCTCTTAATTATTACATTGGTCTTTAATTTTaccaaatttgtaattagatttctatactttttttttcttttcaattagatctctacacaatgtttttaattttgtaatcagATCTTTGTCTATGTAAAAAATGTTAGAATTGAcagaatatttttttacattgAAGGTATCCACAATTAACAACCTAATTAGATCATTGACCACaatgtttttaagaaaaatatttcgtTAATTGTAATGTTTTTTTATACGAAAATGattgattataaaattaaaaattgtgtagagacctaattaaaaaaataaaagtataagaacctaattataatttgataaaactataaaaactaataaaataattaaactattaaaatATGTATGGATACCAGAATCATGAGAAGGAAGAAATGAAAGATGTAAAGAGAAGCATATGAAAAAAGCAGTCATAATATTAGAAAATTTGAAGAGAAAGCTCGGCGACCTTAAATTAGCTTTGGCCACTATTCCGTATTATCCCTATCATGACAATCTCTAAACTCCAATTTTAATACTCCAATTGGGATTTATTCGGAacccttccttttttttttctttttagaattGGTGGAAAATGCATATTTGGAACCAAATAAGAAGACTAAATACCTATTTTGGTCCCTTGAGATTCACGCGATTACTTAATTTGCTACtcgaaatttaaaattatctatactAGTCCTCCAGGttcgaaatttaaaattatctatactAGTCCTCCAGGTTCAAGTCCGGGCACCAATATGATCCCTCGGCTTTTTTCGGCAATAACTAGGCAAACAGAGTGTTGAGATGGCACCCTCTCTGCCACGCTGGATGATGAGTAAACAACATCGTTTACCCTTGGCGCCCAAACAAGTCAGAAATGAAGAATAGCGGTGatagagaagaaaaagaatactTTATTTTGAGTCTCCATTGTTTCTTCTCCCTTCGTATACAAAGCGACGACATTTATGACTTGTTTGAATGTCAAggataaacgacgtcgtttactcATTATCCAGCGTGGGAGAGAGGTGCCATCTCAGCATTCCGTTTGTCTAGTCATCGCCGGAAAGAATCAAGGGACTACATTAGTGTCTGGACTTAAATCTGGAAGACCAGTATAAATAGTTTTGAATTTCAAAGACCAAAATGAATAATCGGGCACAGGACCAAaatgaggatttagttcaaataAGAGGATTTAATCCAAATCAGAAAGCATCTTGAATCTCACTAAGCTCTTCGGAATCTACATACCAAGATTCAGACAAGAGATATTCAAAAGCGCACGAGAAATCACGCGGAATGCAAGCAAATTATTCATATTAGAATCGCTAAGAACAAAAAACGAGAAGCAGATTAGAACCAATGAGAAATattaatataacaataataatcgtTCACATTTTAATAAAGCAAGATAGGTTTACTCAACAAGGTTACTAATTTCTGTCCTAATCACTAAACTCGACTCAAATCCATTCCCCGAGATACAATTTCCTACTAATACAATTCTGAATTCACTTTCTCTTCTTAGATGGTGGCTGTGGAGtctcctcttcatcttcctcctcctcttcttcctcatcttccccctcatcatcatcatcttcctcatccccatcatcgtcatcatcatcctccccATCATCGCTGCCTCCAGCACCATTAGCCTCAGGATCATCTTCAGGATCAGCCCCTTCCTCGTCACCTTCATCACCTGAATATTCCTCTTCtccatcatcatcctcatcatgtGCATCCTCATCATCGTCGTCgtcatcatcctcatcctcatctgTTTCACTATTCTTGTTTTCTAGGAAAGCATGTTTCCTCTCACGAAGGTCTTCTAAAGGAAACCTGACCAAGATTTAATATAtgtcaaaatatttaattaagttaAACATTATTATATCAAAACAACTGCAGTATCTTCAATGTCAACATGAATTTATGCTTACCTTGCATCAGTCAAATCTGAAGATGCCGAATTACTGACACTCCTCAGCAGATATCCAATCTGAGGGGAAAAATCAGACAGAAGTAAAACAAAAGATGTTTACTGAATTCAATGCAACAGATTATAACAAGTATATTATAGTTcatactcaacaaacacatctaaGATAAACTGAAGCTATGGCATGCATATGTGGATGAAATTCTATGTCACAAACTTAAATCTACTAATGCAGTTTTAAGAATTGTTCATATCCAAGAAGAAATTGTTTGTCATCCGTTTTCTCTGTAATCTTCACAATGGGACTTTGGACAGACAGATCCACTTTAGTATACAACATACAAAGAAACTAATAGAAAACTTTGCATCTGCTAAGGTCATATTTGATATATAAAGAAACTAATAGAAAACTTTGCATCTGCTAAGGTCATATTTGATATATAAACTCTAAACTCTTAACCCCATAGGAAGGGAAAAGCAAAAGGAATAAGTGGAAAATTGTTCTTTCCAATTGATGCGTTGTGTATTTCCTTTATGCTGTTATGCATGAATACCTTTGTACACGTAATATAGAGAAAAATGAAGCACAAGAAGTACCCCCTTTACAAGCTATAGAATGGAAAGCCCAAACTACATCAAATTTTACAGCATAGAGGCCGAAAATGCAACAACAGGCATGCACATACGAGTGAAATGCAACATCTGAATATGCCAATAACACTTTGTATAAACTAAAAGCAACGCATCTATCTAAATCTAATAGCATATTTAGTCATGACTTACAGCAAGCACCAAAACACATCATGAATTGCCCAAAACTCAAAACCCGGTAGCTAAAAGTGGGAACAGGTAAGCAGTTCCACTTAAATTCAATCTAGTTACATGAAAGTGAAACACAACTGTAAACGGAAACACTTCTAGCATAGGTACTAAAAACAAGATAAGACACGGAAACAAATCCACCATTCCTTCTTTGTTCTTACTGAACTAAGCAAATCACATGGAAAcaatgaaaaacacaaagaacCAAAAATTGTTAGAAACAGCAATGATTGAATGAGGTTCGAAGTGACTGAAAAGTGCAAGattctaaagagagagagaaagaggaatgaATTACGAGAGCGAGAGATTGGGCAGAAGCGAGGACAGTGTGGGCCAGAAGAGAAGGAATCTGAAGCTGAAGAACCTCCATTGGCAAAAAGAGTGTGAAGCTGAAGCTAGAAAGCAGAGAGTCAATGGGTTTCGGTCCGAATCTGGTTACAGTAAACCCCTCTTTCTCCACCGTTTTAGGGTTTTTGTGTACGCCAATCCGATTCCCTCTTTTTTGTTATTCTCACCCCCCAACTTTTCTTTCCTTCCACTCCcaaccctattttattattttattattttgataattgaGATTTGAGTCTGAAGCGCGTTCTGGTCTTCTGGAAGTGCCCCTAACAATTTTCTATTTTCCCAAATTCCACT
This window contains:
- the LOC112723332 gene encoding uncharacterized protein, giving the protein MEVLQLQIPSLLAHTVLASAQSLALIGYLLRSVSNSASSDLTDARFPLEDLRERKHAFLENKNSETDEDEDDDDDDDEDAHDEDDDGEEEYSGDEGDEEGADPEDDPEANGAGGSDDGEDDDDDDGDEEDDDDEGEDEEEEEEEDEEETPQPPSKKRK